In one window of Photobacterium leiognathi DNA:
- a CDS encoding GGDEF domain-containing protein: protein MCAVFILVFISLCYYNFLSINILERKLQTLIQTTVDVTKRFHGFYINADSKHYDEGVHFEKIDNGELGIIVKNSGDIHQLNNGMSQLKNEIEEIIGSDLLWTVAVIEKANVAGEVTHFLPLREAYISLDESRHSRNSWISRTIAGESIDKSYRIFNENNVRLTEPYYEKGSSEYIRSILYPVYIDKEIQAIIIVDFKNALIETCINKYNKENHTTLELTDVNHVFSYRFSLPHSITKEKNYISWNFSNIIIQALLFTIIIIIIINVVISFYRKTWKDYYYDSMTGFYRRDHYEPKLNKMTHASVIICDIDHFKSINDTYGHDVGDMVIHEVTKRIRKSIRDTDIAIRWGGEEFVIILPKMKCNDLIHKSEHIRKSVSFGKINEISVTISLGCTHQNPGENIISTLKRADKALYQSKSLGRNKTTFL from the coding sequence ATGTGTGCTGTTTTTATCTTGGTATTTATCTCACTTTGTTACTACAATTTTTTATCCATAAATATTTTAGAAAGAAAACTGCAAACACTGATTCAAACGACTGTTGATGTGACTAAGCGCTTTCATGGTTTTTATATCAATGCTGATTCAAAACATTATGATGAGGGTGTTCACTTTGAGAAAATTGATAATGGTGAACTTGGTATCATTGTTAAAAATTCAGGCGATATTCATCAACTAAATAATGGCATGAGCCAACTTAAAAATGAAATAGAAGAAATTATTGGCTCCGATTTATTATGGACTGTTGCTGTTATTGAAAAAGCCAATGTAGCGGGTGAAGTTACTCACTTTCTTCCCTTAAGAGAGGCATATATTTCTTTGGATGAAAGTAGACACAGTCGAAATAGTTGGATCTCACGAACAATTGCTGGTGAAAGTATTGATAAGTCGTATCGTATTTTTAATGAAAATAATGTGAGATTGACGGAACCGTATTATGAAAAAGGTTCAAGTGAGTATATTAGGAGTATATTGTATCCTGTATACATTGATAAAGAAATTCAAGCTATCATTATAGTTGATTTTAAAAATGCATTAATAGAAACATGTATTAACAAATATAACAAAGAAAACCATACGACGTTAGAACTAACAGATGTTAATCACGTTTTCAGTTATAGATTTTCGTTACCTCATAGTATTACTAAGGAAAAGAATTATATAAGTTGGAATTTTAGTAATATTATCATTCAAGCATTATTATTTACAATAATAATTATTATCATTATTAATGTTGTTATAAGTTTTTATAGAAAAACATGGAAAGATTATTATTATGATAGTATGACTGGTTTTTACCGTCGAGATCACTATGAACCTAAGTTAAATAAAATGACCCACGCAAGTGTTATCATTTGCGATATTGATCATTTTAAAAGTATCAATGATACTTATGGTCACGATGTTGGTGATATGGTTATCCATGAAGTCACTAAACGTATTCGAAAATCAATACGTGATACTGATATTGCTATTCGGTGGGGTGGAGAAGAGTTTGTTATTATTTTACCTAAAATGAAATGTAACGATCTTATTCACAAGTCTGAGCATATAAGAAAAAGTGTTTCCTTCGGAAAAATTAATGAAATATCAGTTACGATTTCGCTAGGTTGTACACATCAGAATCCTGGTGAAAATATTATAAGTACGTTAAAGCGAGCCGATAAAGCTTTATATCAGTCAAAAAGTCTTGGCAGAAATAAGACGACTTTCTTATAG
- the nagK gene encoding N-acetylglucosamine kinase has protein sequence MYYGFDIGGTKIEFGAFNEKLERVATERVPTPGDDYNKLIDTLVTLIKQADETFGCEGLVGIGIPGIEDARDGVVLTSNIPAAKGRTLRADLEAKLGRKVALDNDANCFALSEAWDDEHKDSPSVLGLILGTGVGGGMVFEGKVFSGLNHVGGELGHARLPLDAWLFLGENAPLLGCGCGQKGCIDNYLSGRGFELLYNHYYGEELKAIEIIGNYREGEAKAVEHVERFLELLAICLANIFTCIDPHVVVLGGGLSNFDLIYDELPKRIPKYLLSVSVAPKIVKAKYGDAGGVRGAAFLNIK, from the coding sequence ATGTACTACGGCTTTGATATAGGCGGTACCAAAATTGAATTTGGGGCATTTAATGAAAAGCTTGAGCGTGTAGCAACAGAGCGAGTACCAACGCCAGGGGATGATTACAATAAACTGATCGATACCTTGGTTACATTGATTAAACAGGCTGATGAAACATTTGGTTGTGAAGGTCTGGTTGGTATCGGTATCCCTGGCATTGAAGATGCACGTGATGGTGTGGTTTTAACATCTAACATTCCAGCTGCAAAAGGGCGTACGTTACGTGCAGACTTAGAAGCGAAGCTAGGCCGTAAAGTAGCACTTGATAACGATGCGAACTGTTTTGCGTTATCTGAAGCTTGGGATGATGAGCATAAAGATTCGCCATCAGTGTTAGGTTTGATCCTTGGTACTGGTGTAGGCGGCGGCATGGTGTTTGAAGGCAAAGTCTTTTCTGGTCTAAATCATGTTGGTGGTGAATTAGGTCACGCACGTCTGCCTCTAGATGCTTGGTTGTTCCTTGGTGAGAATGCACCGTTACTGGGCTGTGGCTGTGGTCAAAAAGGGTGTATTGATAATTACTTATCAGGCCGAGGTTTTGAATTACTTTACAACCACTACTATGGTGAAGAATTAAAAGCGATTGAAATTATCGGTAACTATCGTGAAGGTGAAGCTAAAGCTGTCGAGCACGTAGAGCGCTTTCTTGAACTACTGGCAATTTGCTTGGCAAACATCTTCACCTGCATTGATCCACATGTTGTCGTACTGGGTGGTGGTTTATCTAACTTTGATCTTATTTATGATGAGTTACCAAAGCGCATACCAAAATACCTACTATCAGTATCCGTTGCACCAAAAATAGTGAAAGCAAAATACGGTGATGCTGGTGGTGTACGTGGCGCTGCATTTTTAAATATTAAATAA
- a CDS encoding tRNA-uridine aminocarboxypropyltransferase, which yields MRIHAVHTLYEERLARSTRPFLARGCKVERCRQCMLRTHLCICEHRPLAKSNAAFLLVMFDDEILKPSNTGRLIADLFEDTFAYIWSRTEPNKDMLALLQDPQWQPYVVFPAEYAEPERVAEKVELAEGKRPLFIMLDGSWAEAKKMFRKSPYLNQFPVLSINPEKPSRYKVREASKENQLGTAEVAARIIDLFGEHDNAEMLDLWFDVFRENYITGKMNRMLPDESSLKALQTFMAAH from the coding sequence ATGCGTATACATGCCGTACATACATTATATGAGGAACGTTTAGCACGTTCTACTCGTCCTTTTCTTGCTCGTGGTTGTAAAGTTGAGCGTTGTCGCCAATGTATGCTGCGCACACATCTTTGCATTTGTGAACATCGCCCATTAGCGAAATCCAATGCGGCTTTCCTGCTTGTTATGTTTGATGATGAGATCTTAAAGCCAAGCAACACAGGGCGATTAATTGCTGATCTGTTTGAAGATACCTTTGCTTATATTTGGTCTCGCACTGAGCCAAATAAAGACATGCTAGCGTTATTGCAAGATCCACAATGGCAACCCTATGTAGTATTCCCAGCTGAATACGCAGAGCCTGAACGTGTTGCTGAGAAAGTAGAACTAGCAGAAGGAAAGCGTCCGTTATTTATTATGTTGGATGGAAGTTGGGCGGAAGCGAAAAAGATGTTCCGTAAGAGTCCATACTTAAATCAATTCCCTGTGTTGTCGATCAATCCAGAAAAACCCTCTCGCTATAAAGTGCGTGAAGCATCAAAAGAAAATCAGCTAGGCACTGCAGAAGTTGCAGCACGTATCATTGATTTGTTTGGTGAGCATGATAACGCAGAGATGTTAGATCTTTGGTTTGACGTTTTCCGTGAAAATTACATCACAGGCAAAATGAATCGTATGTTGCCTGATGAGTCTTCGCTAAAAGCTTTACAAACGTTCATGGCCGCTCATTAA
- a CDS encoding methyl-accepting chemotaxis protein: MKQKYSAKKLSIVLRIQLVLAILVMIGVVLSVFGNNGLNNLTREFDVLSDQAVPVSLKNTTIVTSALEVEQSLSDMLMSNDEQSLNQTFQQSQSMLDQGASAGKELKQLATEYNITWLNSYADKYLSEVDVINQLAFDIYSIQKQIIQNNLKLASERATMNYAVSSVRSEMSRVGISLYAGNDYAMSNVTNFLNHAVELGGNLMLLLTEPDLIKAKAIAKDLKRTNLAGMNYAWDELVRTNAAIDDFSSLTVPFEMVKKLFAKQGFIERYLHVQQLNEEQAVKYAEVKHQTGQIMDLLLVITQQSHQLIEKGENDFMHASNDARHVFLVFSIIGLLISVLAGMWISRVVKKSIDHISQVVNKISDGDLTVKANTNGASEFAQLGQVLNDLCEHDRESLQQLITNSDELTRAAELSMQASSTSRIALQNQSDELNVVTTSMTHLEESIREISKSSSDSEKQAQKAQQLALNGVGIIECSTQGLLALEEQFAINEKRMQQLDNYVKEITEVVELISSIANNTNLLALNAAIEAARAGEQGRGFAVVADEVRQLASETNQQTESIRNTITALHKAADDVNEAMLVSRKEMMSSIERSSDVQNAINLINNTISDINQQMVTIAVATQQQERASQDVAHNLEQVANRAQHNNRQLDTLVDEAERVAVIAQQQQGMLSRYHLVVEN, from the coding sequence GTGAAGCAGAAGTATAGTGCTAAAAAATTATCGATTGTCTTAAGAATTCAACTTGTTTTAGCCATATTGGTAATGATTGGTGTTGTGTTATCGGTTTTCGGTAATAACGGCTTGAATAATCTGACACGAGAATTTGATGTGTTAAGTGATCAGGCTGTACCCGTTTCTCTTAAAAATACCACTATAGTGACCAGTGCATTAGAAGTTGAGCAAAGCTTAAGTGATATGCTGATGAGCAATGATGAGCAGTCACTGAATCAAACATTTCAACAATCACAAAGCATGCTCGATCAAGGGGCGAGTGCAGGTAAAGAGCTCAAGCAACTTGCCACTGAATATAATATCACCTGGTTAAATAGCTATGCTGATAAATACTTATCAGAAGTCGATGTAATTAATCAGCTTGCCTTTGATATTTACTCCATTCAAAAACAAATCATCCAAAATAACCTTAAATTAGCGTCTGAACGTGCGACGATGAATTACGCGGTGTCATCGGTTCGCTCTGAGATGAGCCGAGTTGGGATCTCACTTTACGCTGGTAATGACTATGCAATGAGTAATGTGACTAACTTTCTTAACCATGCCGTTGAACTTGGTGGCAACTTGATGTTGTTACTCACTGAACCGGATCTTATTAAAGCTAAAGCGATCGCCAAAGATCTTAAGCGAACCAATCTCGCTGGAATGAATTACGCATGGGATGAACTTGTTCGTACAAATGCGGCAATTGATGACTTTTCAAGCTTGACTGTGCCGTTTGAAATGGTGAAGAAGTTATTTGCTAAACAAGGTTTTATTGAGCGTTACTTGCATGTTCAGCAGCTGAACGAAGAGCAGGCAGTGAAGTATGCTGAGGTTAAACACCAAACAGGACAGATCATGGATTTACTGCTTGTGATCACCCAGCAGTCACATCAACTTATTGAAAAAGGTGAAAATGATTTCATGCATGCGAGTAATGATGCTCGCCATGTATTCCTTGTTTTTAGCATTATCGGGCTACTTATCTCTGTATTAGCTGGGATGTGGATCAGTCGTGTGGTTAAAAAGTCCATCGACCATATTAGTCAGGTGGTAAATAAGATCAGTGACGGTGATTTAACGGTAAAAGCCAATACTAACGGAGCAAGTGAGTTTGCACAGTTAGGACAAGTCTTAAATGACTTATGTGAGCATGATAGAGAGTCGCTGCAACAATTGATCACCAACAGTGATGAACTCACTCGAGCAGCTGAGTTAAGTATGCAAGCTTCATCAACATCACGTATCGCATTACAGAATCAAAGTGATGAGTTAAACGTTGTGACAACATCGATGACTCACCTAGAAGAATCTATTCGTGAGATATCGAAAAGTAGTTCAGATTCAGAAAAACAAGCTCAGAAAGCACAACAATTAGCGTTAAATGGGGTTGGGATCATCGAGTGTAGTACGCAAGGTTTATTGGCATTAGAAGAGCAGTTTGCGATTAATGAAAAACGCATGCAGCAACTTGATAACTACGTAAAAGAAATTACGGAAGTGGTAGAGCTAATTAGCTCGATTGCGAACAATACCAACTTACTTGCGTTAAATGCGGCTATCGAGGCGGCAAGAGCAGGTGAACAAGGGCGAGGTTTTGCCGTTGTCGCTGATGAAGTCAGACAATTAGCCAGTGAAACCAACCAACAAACCGAATCAATTCGTAATACTATTACAGCACTTCATAAAGCAGCAGATGATGTTAATGAGGCGATGTTAGTGAGTCGAAAAGAAATGATGTCATCGATTGAACGCAGTAGTGATGTTCAAAATGCGATTAACTTAATCAACAATACGATTTCAGATATTAACCAGCAAATGGTTACCATTGCAGTTGCAACTCAACAACAAGAACGTGCTTCTCAGGACGTTGCTCATAATTTAGAGCAAGTCGCTAATCGTGCTCAGCATAATAATCGTCAGCTAGATACTTTGGTCGATGAAGCAGAACGTGTGGCTGTTATTGCACAGCAGCAGCAGGGCATGTTGAGTCGATACCATTTAGTCGTAGAAAACTAA
- a CDS encoding DUF3802 family protein, protein MENTVKNLVAHTEGYEALIEYLASNLTLFEGASASDQGVTIEEVVTDLIATQLMAVFSQNPDIEQDVRFQLMQEADSVMADLHQVLEGVWLREPTNEQINFLEDFISLVKNLFDSAIAKLS, encoded by the coding sequence ATGGAAAATACTGTGAAAAATCTTGTCGCGCATACGGAAGGCTATGAAGCTCTGATTGAATATCTAGCGTCAAATCTTACTCTATTTGAAGGTGCTTCAGCATCAGATCAAGGCGTAACGATAGAAGAAGTTGTGACTGATTTAATTGCTACTCAGTTAATGGCTGTATTTTCTCAAAATCCTGATATTGAACAAGATGTACGCTTTCAGTTAATGCAAGAAGCGGACTCTGTTATGGCAGATCTTCACCAAGTGCTAGAAGGTGTATGGTTACGAGAACCAACTAACGAGCAGATCAACTTTCTTGAAGATTTCATTAGTTTAGTCAAAAACTTATTCGATAGTGCGATCGCTAAACTATCTTAA
- a CDS encoding sensor domain-containing diguanylate cyclase, with the protein MSDISLADFHLTMQVLDHLDAGIVILDKNYNIYAWNTFMQSYSGISTEQIMGKSLFDVVPHLPEKWLKNKIASTFKLRMRSFSAWEDRPWVFKFTNFSPISGSSDYMFQNMTLTPLKSLTGEYTHICLTVTDVTDIAKSKNHLRESNAQLTHLSITDRLTQLYNRGHWENCLSDEFDRYQQLHQPMTLVMFDIDHFKKVNDTYGHVAGDAVIKNIASIVRSAKRQSDIAGRYGGEEFGVILPGTTADMTSYFTERLRKKVEKSSIEVDGTAINVTISLGICELHSGITNYESWLEQTDSALYESKKNGRNQTTVITEEGNFSPSVSIRSNVKQLVRNIC; encoded by the coding sequence TTGAGTGATATTTCATTAGCTGATTTTCATTTAACAATGCAAGTGCTCGATCATTTAGATGCGGGTATTGTTATATTGGATAAAAATTATAATATATATGCGTGGAATACATTTATGCAGTCGTATAGTGGTATTTCAACAGAACAAATAATGGGGAAGTCCTTATTTGATGTAGTACCGCATTTACCTGAAAAATGGCTAAAGAATAAAATCGCTTCGACATTCAAACTACGTATGCGTTCTTTTTCTGCTTGGGAAGATCGCCCTTGGGTTTTCAAGTTTACTAATTTCAGCCCCATATCAGGTAGTTCTGATTACATGTTTCAGAACATGACGTTAACACCATTAAAGTCTCTAACAGGTGAGTACACCCATATTTGTTTAACGGTGACTGATGTAACGGATATTGCAAAGAGTAAGAACCATTTGCGAGAGTCAAATGCGCAATTAACTCATTTGAGCATTACCGACAGATTGACTCAATTGTATAACCGTGGTCATTGGGAAAATTGCTTAAGTGATGAATTTGATCGCTACCAACAGTTACACCAGCCAATGACGCTAGTGATGTTTGATATCGACCACTTTAAAAAGGTCAATGATACTTATGGGCACGTAGCAGGCGATGCCGTGATCAAAAATATCGCTAGTATTGTTCGTAGTGCTAAACGTCAAAGCGATATTGCAGGTCGTTATGGTGGCGAAGAATTTGGTGTGATATTGCCCGGTACAACGGCAGACATGACAAGCTACTTTACCGAGAGATTACGTAAGAAGGTTGAAAAATCGAGTATTGAAGTCGATGGAACAGCGATTAATGTCACTATTAGTCTAGGAATTTGCGAGTTACATTCTGGGATTACTAACTATGAATCTTGGTTAGAACAAACGGATTCAGCGCTGTACGAATCAAAGAAAAATGGTCGGAACCAAACAACAGTTATAACAGAAGAGGGTAATTTCTCACCTTCAGTATCAATACGCAGTAATGTAAAGCAACTTGTTAGAAATATTTGTTAA
- a CDS encoding response regulator: MSKNILICDDSPLVHKSMTRLLNASYDVNLFYAENGNEGLDKIAKNNIDIVFLDLTMPVMDGFEVLKRLPSLGYKPTIVIISADVQKEAARRCLMLGADQFLSKPFDKNKLTQLLLNLNVARIEKSICDTHKGLSVDYIASFREIANISLGRGAAIISDHLGEFIKMPLPCVSTMGSSDLAMTIADIRSDHQSIAIAQRFVGGGIHGEALVDLRGEDIVEFGEKLGFSQTNDDKNEVVIDIANIMVSSFLVALSEQISIPFSVRQPIILEEYMNWNHKEYQSDDYFTVEYTYQAETLDVECEVLFMMDSQSTKIIHQIMETLN, from the coding sequence ATGTCTAAAAATATATTAATTTGTGACGATTCACCGCTTGTGCATAAATCAATGACACGTTTATTGAATGCAAGCTATGACGTTAATTTATTTTATGCAGAAAATGGTAACGAAGGTCTTGATAAAATAGCTAAAAATAATATTGATATTGTTTTTTTAGATTTAACTATGCCTGTTATGGATGGTTTTGAAGTTTTAAAGCGTTTACCTTCGCTTGGTTATAAACCGACGATTGTTATTATCTCTGCTGATGTGCAAAAAGAAGCAGCAAGACGCTGTTTAATGTTAGGTGCCGATCAATTTTTATCAAAGCCATTCGACAAGAATAAATTAACTCAACTACTATTAAATTTAAACGTCGCTCGAATAGAAAAAAGTATATGCGATACGCATAAAGGATTATCAGTTGATTATATTGCAAGCTTTAGAGAAATCGCCAATATTTCATTAGGGCGAGGGGCTGCAATAATATCGGACCATTTGGGTGAATTTATTAAGATGCCTTTGCCCTGTGTATCGACGATGGGCAGTAGTGATCTGGCTATGACTATTGCTGATATCCGAAGTGATCATCAATCCATAGCTATCGCGCAGCGTTTTGTCGGCGGTGGTATTCATGGCGAAGCTCTTGTTGATTTACGTGGTGAAGATATTGTTGAATTCGGCGAAAAGCTTGGTTTTAGTCAAACGAATGATGATAAAAATGAAGTTGTTATTGATATTGCCAATATCATGGTTTCTTCATTTTTAGTGGCATTATCTGAACAAATAAGTATTCCATTTTCTGTGCGACAACCGATTATTTTAGAAGAGTATATGAATTGGAATCATAAAGAATATCAGTCGGACGATTATTTTACAGTTGAATATACCTATCAAGCAGAGACTCTCGATGTTGAATGTGAAGTGCTATTTATGATGGATAGCCAATCAACAAAAATTATTCACCAGATTATGGAAACATTAAATTGA
- a CDS encoding glutathione S-transferase N-terminal domain-containing protein, whose protein sequence is MKIIRWILGRIILGLNFIFSPRGIKRTQEQQQAVNEAVEKLKLYQFDACPFCVKVRREAKRLSLPLETRDAKVSPWEQELIEQGGKRKVPCLRIEKEDGVEWMYESNDIIAYLQQRFS, encoded by the coding sequence ATGAAGATTATTCGCTGGATCCTAGGCCGCATTATTTTAGGTCTGAACTTCATCTTCTCTCCTCGTGGGATCAAACGTACACAAGAGCAACAGCAAGCTGTTAACGAAGCCGTTGAAAAGTTAAAGCTTTATCAATTTGATGCTTGCCCTTTCTGCGTAAAAGTTCGTCGTGAAGCCAAAAGATTAAGCCTTCCACTGGAAACACGTGATGCAAAAGTATCACCATGGGAACAGGAGCTGATCGAGCAAGGCGGCAAGCGTAAGGTGCCTTGTTTACGTATCGAAAAAGAAGACGGTGTTGAATGGATGTATGAATCGAACGATATCATCGCCTACCTTCAACAACGTTTTAGCTAA
- a CDS encoding DUF3334 family protein — MRKLKTITTDDILLKLCQSLSEVMSKATETTVSYSTMVQKINKTSLKPDIGCFVLFDGGFTGLVVTNFTSQAAMELYQEYMLRMGIPQDELALHHTSDEVANILGELMNQVVGDFTGKIGRELKVSITQNQPKMLALNKQILLSVDTNLDRPQARRVSFSTEKNNIFYLELAMDKTEFIQLEEFEQDTEDTDSIFESAQRARSQKDEQKSNNNFNQVDQDLLDELGI, encoded by the coding sequence ATGAGAAAGTTAAAAACTATCACCACTGACGATATTCTACTTAAATTGTGTCAATCACTGTCAGAAGTGATGTCTAAAGCAACAGAAACAACAGTTTCATATTCTACGATGGTGCAAAAAATCAATAAAACCAGCCTTAAGCCAGACATTGGCTGCTTTGTATTATTTGATGGTGGCTTTACAGGTTTAGTGGTAACCAACTTTACTAGCCAAGCAGCAATGGAGCTTTATCAAGAATATATGCTTCGTATGGGGATCCCACAAGATGAACTTGCCTTGCACCACACCTCTGATGAAGTCGCGAATATTCTTGGTGAACTAATGAATCAGGTTGTGGGTGATTTCACGGGTAAGATTGGTCGTGAGCTCAAAGTCTCTATTACTCAAAACCAGCCTAAGATGTTGGCATTAAACAAGCAGATCTTATTATCGGTTGATACCAATTTAGATCGCCCTCAAGCTCGTCGTGTTAGTTTCAGCACTGAGAAAAACAATATTTTCTACTTAGAGTTGGCAATGGATAAAACCGAATTCATCCAGTTAGAAGAGTTTGAACAAGATACTGAAGATACAGACAGCATTTTTGAATCAGCGCAACGAGCGCGTTCGCAAAAAGATGAACAAAAAAGCAACAATAATTTCAATCAAGTAGATCAAGATTTACTAGATGAATTAGGTATCTAA
- a CDS encoding acyltransferase translates to MTKKRIISFESGRLIALLAIITLHSQVFMKSPLIFGEPVIGMILNQASRFAVPLFFIIAGYFYYPKLVKSDSKEDVFWQYTRPLLMMWLSWSIIFLLIPFNFTTLLNDGYWAERTNYWSSLLANPLNSLFEGGLVHLWYIPALICAVGIITLLHAFKVEAILLPIALILFVYGCAAGSYVPVTDMEAPIFTRNGPFFSTLLVALGYEIHRRKLTLDSKQSIILAFSGFALFLLEANYLYFFANGAFYHDFLLGTPLWAIGIFLFLQGKPDFGEKLKASTISNDLLGVYLCHLLVVIYFFNIVFMLGVNPILSSLLAVPCAFFISLLVVKGLRKLPF, encoded by the coding sequence ATGACTAAAAAGCGTATTATTAGCTTTGAATCTGGACGTTTGATTGCGTTACTTGCAATTATTACTTTGCACAGTCAAGTTTTCATGAAGAGTCCATTGATCTTCGGAGAGCCTGTTATTGGCATGATTTTAAACCAAGCAAGTCGTTTTGCCGTTCCTTTGTTCTTTATCATTGCTGGTTATTTTTACTACCCTAAGCTAGTCAAAAGTGATTCAAAAGAAGACGTGTTCTGGCAATACACCAGACCATTGTTAATGATGTGGCTAAGTTGGAGCATCATATTTCTTCTGATTCCTTTTAATTTCACAACATTATTAAACGATGGCTATTGGGCAGAACGTACCAATTACTGGAGCAGTTTATTAGCTAACCCACTGAACAGCCTGTTTGAAGGTGGATTAGTACACCTTTGGTATATTCCCGCTTTGATTTGTGCCGTCGGCATTATTACTTTGCTACATGCGTTTAAAGTAGAGGCGATTTTATTACCAATAGCATTGATTTTATTTGTCTATGGTTGTGCTGCTGGTAGTTACGTACCTGTAACCGATATGGAAGCGCCTATTTTTACCCGAAATGGCCCTTTCTTTAGTACTTTGTTAGTTGCGCTAGGTTATGAGATCCATCGTCGTAAGCTCACATTAGACTCTAAGCAAAGCATTATATTGGCATTTTCAGGGTTTGCTCTGTTTCTACTTGAAGCAAACTACCTTTACTTTTTTGCTAATGGTGCGTTTTATCATGATTTCTTACTTGGTACACCGTTATGGGCAATTGGTATTTTCCTATTTTTACAAGGAAAGCCTGATTTTGGTGAAAAACTAAAAGCATCGACGATTAGTAACGATTTATTAGGGGTATATCTGTGTCACCTACTTGTTGTTATTTACTTCTTTAACATTGTATTCATGCTTGGAGTTAACCCAATTTTATCAAGCCTCTTAGCTGTACCATGTGCGTTTTTTATATCTCTGCTAGTCGTAAAAGGGCTACGTAAACTACCATTTTAG